One Methanomassiliicoccales archaeon genomic region harbors:
- a CDS encoding DUF115 domain-containing protein: MEFEEWEPIYHDILKDMGYDPVRDIEAARLLDSLCPRDRICGIECLCRRFCETATIIGHGPDLEEALERAKLEGTVISADGATSSLLDIGVIPEIIVTDLDGNIEDEIESNVQGSIAVIHAHGDNMYSVSEHLPLFPGLITPTVQCRPFGNLFNFGGFTDGDRAVMMALHFGVRRIILVGFDFENPREKEGRKSKEKIRKLVWAKKMILQGTDQVELEII, encoded by the coding sequence ATGGAATTCGAAGAGTGGGAGCCCATCTACCATGATATCCTGAAGGATATGGGATATGATCCTGTGAGGGATATTGAGGCTGCAAGACTTCTCGATTCGCTCTGCCCGAGGGATAGGATATGCGGAATCGAATGTCTCTGCAGAAGGTTTTGTGAGACGGCCACAATAATTGGTCACGGACCGGATCTGGAGGAAGCCTTGGAAAGGGCCAAACTTGAGGGGACTGTCATATCGGCTGATGGTGCCACCTCATCTCTATTGGATATCGGAGTGATTCCTGAAATCATCGTGACCGACCTCGATGGAAATATCGAGGACGAGATCGAGTCCAATGTTCAGGGAAGCATAGCCGTCATCCATGCTCATGGAGACAATATGTATTCAGTGAGCGAGCATCTCCCCCTTTTTCCAGGATTGATCACTCCAACGGTCCAGTGCAGACCATTCGGCAATCTGTTCAATTTCGGGGGATTCACAGATGGTGATAGAGCCGTGATGATGGCTCTCCACTTCGGTGTTCGTAGAATAATCCTCGTTGGATTCGATTTCGAAAATCCTCGAGAGAAAGAGGGAAGGAAGTCCAAAGAGAAGATAAGGAAGCTGGTGTGGGCGAAGAAAATGATCCTTCAAGGAACAGACCAAGTAGAGTTAGAGATCATATGA
- a CDS encoding DUF373 family protein, translating to MTILVLSVDRDNDFGEKAGLSGPFIGREDNLEAALALGLKDAEDSDTNTLLAAISMYDEMVKKGMDVEVATICGDIKVGYESDLTLTNQLENVLEVVKPERVILVSDGAEDEYIYPIISSRVKVDSVRKVFVKQAPSVEGTYYIILKTLQDDKMRKRILTPIGLILALFGFFSLMPKLFQLYTDWDPGTISEMAGGTITLVLGIYLIFYAYRVVDRARNWSRRAGKAVRSGSQMIPFAVLTVVLIIAGLAYGVDTALSDPDADIFLQIIVFVSANLWMWAFAIFCYETGRFLNNYLSRGKVYWTYLVLSVTVFAIAFILQGALDATEFFLGYRNYDEGIIILEMMTGFLLGVFGGLLNTSLRSMSRRIEEDEKEISEAAESID from the coding sequence ATGACGATCCTGGTTCTCTCTGTGGACCGAGACAACGACTTCGGCGAGAAGGCGGGGCTCTCCGGACCTTTCATTGGAAGGGAGGATAACCTCGAAGCAGCCCTGGCCCTAGGGTTGAAGGACGCCGAGGATTCAGACACCAACACCCTATTGGCAGCCATCAGTATGTATGATGAAATGGTGAAGAAAGGGATGGATGTAGAGGTTGCGACCATCTGCGGAGATATCAAGGTCGGGTACGAGTCGGATCTGACTCTAACCAACCAACTGGAGAATGTGCTAGAGGTCGTCAAGCCCGAACGGGTCATCCTGGTCAGCGATGGGGCAGAGGACGAGTACATCTATCCCATCATCTCCTCAAGGGTGAAGGTCGACTCCGTAAGAAAGGTGTTCGTGAAGCAGGCGCCGAGTGTCGAGGGTACCTATTACATCATCCTCAAGACCCTCCAGGATGATAAGATGAGGAAGAGAATCCTCACCCCAATCGGCCTCATCCTGGCCTTGTTTGGGTTCTTCTCACTGATGCCTAAGCTATTCCAGCTCTACACGGACTGGGACCCAGGGACGATATCAGAGATGGCCGGAGGCACCATAACATTGGTACTTGGCATATACCTTATCTTCTATGCCTACAGAGTAGTCGATAGAGCTCGCAATTGGTCCAGAAGGGCTGGAAAGGCCGTAAGATCTGGAAGCCAGATGATTCCGTTCGCAGTGCTGACAGTGGTTCTGATTATCGCTGGCCTAGCATACGGAGTTGACACAGCCCTATCCGATCCAGATGCGGACATATTCCTCCAGATAATCGTATTCGTATCCGCGAATCTCTGGATGTGGGCTTTCGCCATCTTCTGCTACGAAACTGGCAGGTTCCTGAACAACTACCTTTCAAGGGGGAAGGTATACTGGACATACCTGGTACTTTCGGTGACGGTGTTCGCCATCGCCTTCATCCTTCAGGGCGCCCTTGACGCGACAGAGTTCTTCCTGGGATATCGCAACTACGATGAGGGCATCATCATACTCGAGATGATGACAGGCTTCCTGTTGGGGGTCTTTGGCGGACTGCTTAACACCTCCCTCCGCTCCATGTCCAGACGCATAGAAGAAGATGAGAAGGAGATCTCCGAGGCAGCAGAGTCCATAGATTAG